The Rosa chinensis cultivar Old Blush chromosome 7, RchiOBHm-V2, whole genome shotgun sequence DNA segment CTTGTGGCCAGGACACGACTCTCCTTTGTATCTTCCTGATCTTTCTCCAATTAGGCTCTTGAAGAAAATGAATAAATTATAGCCAACTAGATCGAAGCCTAGAGGAGAAGAACCTTGGGCGATAAGTTAATTTTCTATCGAGAGTATTATGATGGGTCGGAAAGTTCTGTGCCGGGATAGTGGGGTGGGTAGTGGTCGGTGAGCATTTTGTGGATATCAAGCATGAGTACCTCACCATATGGAGTAGTTGCATTGTCAAGGCCGGTCTGGTGGTGTACTTCAAGGTATATATGGCTCCGGGCCATTGTGTGTTTATTAGCAAATGGGCGGTTCAATGCCAAATATGCGGCGTGTGGAACACAATTGGACATTGGAGACTATAATATTTATGGTGTTTCCTTCCTCCTTGTACAGGCATGATCGTGCTCCAAGGAATTGTGGTTTTTAGTAGGGCTGGCAAATCCTCCCGAGACAAACCAGCCAACCGAGTACCAACCGAACCGAAAATGTTGGTTACCGAAAATGTCGGCTACCGAAGTATTGGTACGGTAGTGCCGAACCGAGAGGAACATAATGGTACGGTACTGGTACTGATTTGAAGATaaatacggtataccgtaccgtaccgaacttatacataattaattaattactcatattttttaattttttattcatcttccttcttctttccgCACTCTCTATGCTTCCtgtctcctctttcttctttctttttacttttttattcttctctctttttctttcctcactCTCTCTGCTTCTtgtctcctctttcttctttctttttacttttttattcttcttctctcctctttcttctttcttctttctgcttTCTGGACtttctctcctctttcttctttctctggactctctcttcttcttctctctttgttGAGCCTCTCTAACTGTTCAAAGAAacgccctctctctctctctctctctctctctctctctccggctcggtgattcttcaagcttgaagcttgaagcttggtgattcttcaagctccatttctgggttttggattcagTGATTCTTCAAGCTCGGTGATTCTTCAACTCTTCACTCTTCCTTCACCACAATCACTCTTCCATCACTGTGTGTGGTATGGAGACTGGAGAGACCCATAACCATGTGGGTCGAAAAGTTctcagaagaagaagggatcGGTGATGTACTGCTGTACTGGTGACTGGTTTGTGGCCCAATGTCAAACTCGGTTACAAGCCTAACCGTACCGAACCGACTGATTAAATCGGTATACCGACTTCTCGGTATACCGGATTTTGTGGCCGGTAGTGGTATAGTTTTTTGCATACCAGTATAAGTTGGTACGGTACATGGTATCAGCTCGTAAGCTTCGGTACCGAACCGAACCCAGCCCTAGTTTTTAGGACCTACCACCAGTGGAATAAGTTTGAGGAACAATATGTAAGAGAGGGCAAAAGGGCATGCGTTTTAGGAGAAATGTAGACTTTTCtttaataattaaataaaagatGAGGCGATATTAGTTATTTGGAGACAGATAATTTTAGAGAGCAAATTGAGAACAAGAGTAGAAAACTTAGATTCTATCAAGGAAGAtgaaacttttttttgtttctttgataaAGCTAGCTTTAATCTAAAgacaatttatttaaattccttATGCATTCTTTATTCCCATGGAGTACTTTGCGTTCATGCATCACTCAAGTGTTCAAATGCTAAACGACGTTGTCACCTAGTGACACTATGGTAAATGAGTTTAAGTTACAAAATCCAATGATAACATCATGGCATGCATTTCACTATTTTGATAGACTTCTCTATTAATTTCATATGTTAGTGTATGAACTTCCTTTCTTTGTATCAGTTCATCACTTGATCAGAGATGCCTTTATATAGGTGCAAAAATTTATAGTTAGCTAAGGAAATTAAAAGCTTCCGGTAATTACAAATTTCAACTTAAGCAATTCCATTACTATGAACGAGTAGCAAATACAATGAATATAAGCGTAGTTGACTACTGGAAAAGGTAATTAGCAAAGAGTAATGAAATGGTTGGAGGAGACATTCTGTCAGTAATCAACTGAAGTTTTTGCCTTCTATATGGACTGAGCTTGGTTTGCTCTGGATGCAGATTTTATGGAACTTTCGATTGAAGGAGACGCCGAATATGTGATTAATGCTCAGGTTTGCTTTTAATTCATTTGAACTTGATCTTAGTATGGTAATCTATTGATGGAATCAGATTACGATGATAATTTAGTCTTTGCATTACTATCTCAGTGTCTCATCCTTCTATCATACAATAATGCATGTCGAAACtttgtattattattttgatTATACAAAAGAATATAAAAAGAATGAGATTTCAAGTATTAAGCTCCCTAATGACAGTATTTACTACTTAGTCTATACTCTATACTATAAGTACTCCCAAGTAGTCTCAAACAAGAGTAGAACAAGTTGAGGTTGAGGGGTCAAACAAAGCAGGAAGCAAGTACTTCTTCCCACTCAAACCATTTGCATTGTAGCTAGCACCAGTTGTAGCATCAACCAAGAGGTCTCCAGCATAACCAGGATATGCTCCTTTCCCATAGACACCGGGACAAGCCGAAGCAGCCTCTAATGGAGCCTCTTTGGGACCCTGGTAGAACCCATTTCCAAAAGGGTTGGTCACGGTCCCGGCCAAAAGACTAGCTAGATTGATGATCATACCGTCCACACCGACATCGTTGTTCGGTGCCACCAAAGGTGTGGTCTGTGGTCCATAGATAGGTTGGTGGAATGGCCACGCACATTGACCCGGGCATTGGGTCTCGGAGTTTCCGACCCAGATGTAAGCAAACTTGGAGCTCTTGCCTCTGATGAAAGAGCTCTTTGAAGACCCGTGTGTACCACATCTGCtagagcaaaacccatcaattaGAACATCCGATGAGGTCAAAACAACATTGATGGCATTCCTCTGGCCACCCTTGGCTGCCAACTGTTTGATGTGTGTTCCAACAGACAGGGACTTGCCCAGAGAGTAGCTCTCATCGAGGACCTGGTTACCCAATGAGAGGGAAAGAGATGAGGTTTTCTTGGCATTGGAGAGGTAGTATTTCTTTATGGATTTCCACCATGTAGCAACTGATGGTTGGTTTATAGATGGAGAAGAAGTGGAAAGGGAGGTGATGAAATCGGAAACAATTGCGCGCTGGGAAGGCTTGAATTTGCCATACCAGATCAAATTGATGGAGATTTTGCCAGTGAGAAGAGGGCCATTGTGGTATTGGAAGAGTATAGGCTGTTGGGTTTGATCTGAGTTGGTCTCAGCAAGGCTCCTAGCTGCTGAGCTAAAATGGAACAGAGAGAGAAGTAGAACAAAGGAAAAGACTTGTTTGGAAGCAGAAGAAACCATGTTGTTTTTTAACAACGAAATCAATTTGGGAAGTTCAGTGATGCTAGAAAAGATTGATAGAGCTCAAGTTTTTGTGGGTTGGATTAGAGTGGACTATGGAGAGGCATATATATAGTGCTGAACTGCTGAAGACTCGGGGGAAAGAAAGTGCATGGAAGGAGCCATAGAAAGGTGGGATTTAATTGGAGTAAAGTGAGAAAGCTAAAGGCCAGCAGGACAATGAGTTGCATTTTAAATTGGGGCTGCTTTTGCTCTGGCATTTCAACCCAACTTAAGGGCTAAGACTAGATGACAGGGTTTATCCAGCTAAGTCAATTAGGACGACGAATAAGACCGTCATCAATTAGGATTCCAATAATTGCATACCACTTTTTGCAGTTTTTCATTAGAGTATACTGCATTGTAGACAGTATGTTTTGCTTAAATGTTTATAGTTAGGAATGCAGAGTGCAGTCTCtacttttcataattttttttgtttcggaGCGCGTATGCGTATGGTGTATAAAATTGGAGGAGATATACAAATCATTAGATTGGAGGTAAAAAATAGATACTCACTTTCAAAAGTTGAAGAATAACAATTTATTGCCATGAAGGAAACTTATCTTTCTAATATTCACAAAATGGTGGGATATTAACTGTGTATATAGCCTTCAACTTGGACAAAAGTTGGAATTTAGCTTCCATGCAGCTTGAATCTAGTAAGTTTACACAGGGCCTATTTGGGACATGAAATGGAAAGTACTATACTTGTCCCATACAAGTCCACTTTGGATCTTGCCAAGTAATTAGTGTTCAGAAATTAGACTTGGAGTTGCCTAAATATCAGCTTCTAGTTCCAAGTTTTACTTTGACATTGTTACGCAAATGGGTAAATGACTAGGATTAGAGTATTTGATTTGGCTGTCGGCTAGGGTTTAGTAGAAGAGTATTTGATTTGACTGTTGGCTAGGATTTAGTAGAACTTAAGTATGTGCTTGTGGATTTGGgagtatttatttatatatgataCAGAATACAGAGGAAGGTAGATTTGGGAAGAGGTACAGTTGGGTAATATAGGGAGTGAGTTAAAAGTCAGTGCATGCCTCCCAGACCATGGTTTCAAATTCAATGGAGTTAAGTAATTCAGATGAGCTGGTGTGTAGGCTTCTGCCATAGAGGTCTTGGTTGATAACCTTGTGAGAGAAATGACTCTCCTCTGTCTTCCTGATGTTTATCCAATCATCCAGATCATGTGATTGAATTTTATCACTTTAGTCCAAGCAACATATTTAATTGCTCACCATTCCATCTGGTATCTTGTAGAACTCAACAAAATCCATTACTCTATATTATGCACATTCTACTTTTGATCATGATGAACAAATATTTTGTGAGCTAGCTACCCCAGTTTCATGTGGTGATTGGTGGAACGCTACATTAATAAGAGCAACAAAAATTGCAGATTAAGCATAATGGTGTTTCTGTAGAAGCAAGTGATAATAAGGGGGGAATAGTAGGGATCTTAGCTAGATTCCTTCACATAAACTAATGTAGAGTAAGGTTAGGCTACTCCTTGGGAATGTTATATGGGTTTTGACTTTATATCATTTTATTTTGGCGACCCTTGTGAGGGACATGACTCTCCTTCCTCTGTATCTTTCCTGATGTTTACACATGATCATGTGTATTTAGTTCTGATCATGTGTATTTAGTCCATTCTATCATTTGACTTTAGTTaaatatatttcattgttaattatTCTAGCTTCTTGCCTTTACAGAAGGCAATATTCTATTACTAGATTACTATATATTGTGCAAATCCCACTCTAGATTCTGATACACAGATTGGACAAGAGTGGAAAAGTTTGATTCTGTCATTAATCAACTGAAGTTTTTGCCTTATTAGCACGAAATTAGCAAAGAGTAATGAGATGGTTGAAGGAGACATTATGTCATAAATCAACTTAAGTTTTTGCCTTATTATATGCACTGAGTTTGGTTTACTGTGGATGCAGATTTTATGGAACTGAGATTGAAGCAGACGCCGATAACATGATTAATGCTCAGTTTTGCTCTTTGTTCATTTGAACTTGATCTTAATGAAGTAATCTATTGATGGAATCAGATTAAGATGATTATTTAGTCTTTGCGTTTCTATATATCTCAGTTTTCATCCCTATATCATACAATAATGCAtgtcaatttttattttgattataCAAAAGAATATAACAAAGAATGGGAAGTGAAGTATTAAGCTCCCTAATGACTCTATTTACTACATGGTCTACACGATAAGTACTCCCAAGTAGTCTCATACAAGAGTCGAACAAGTTGAGGTTGAGGGATCAAACAGAGCAGGAAGCAAGTACTTCTTCCCACTCAGACCATTTGCATTGTAGCTAGCACCAGTTGTAGCATCAACCAAGAGGTCTCCAGCATAACCAGGATATGCTCCTTTCCCATAGACACCGGGACAAGCCGAAGCAGCCTCTAATGGAGCCTCTTTGGGACCCTGGTAGAACCCATTTCCAAAAGGGTTGGTCACTGTCCCCGCCAAAAGGCCAGCTAGATTGATGATCATACCGTCCAAACCCACATCATTGTTGGGTGCAACCAAAGGTGGAGATTGTGGTCCGTAAATTGGCTGATGGAATGGCCAAGCACATTGACCCGGGCATTGGGTCTCGGAGTTTCCGACCCAGATGTAAGCGAACTTGGAGCTCTTGCCTCTGATGAAAGAGCTCTTTGAAGACCCGTGGGTACCACATCTGCtagagcaaaacccatcaattaGAACATCTGATGAGGTCAAAACAACATTGATGGCATTACTCTGGCCACCCTTGGCTGCCAACTGTATGATCTGTGTTCCAACAGATAGGGACTTGCCCAGAGAGTAGCTCTCATCGAGGATTTGGTTACCCAATGAGAGGGAAATAGATGAGGTTTTCTTGGCATTGGAGAGGTGGTAGTATTTCTCTATGGATTTCCACCATGTAGCCACTGATGGTTGGTTTGTAGATGGAGAAGAAGTGGAAAGGGAGGCGATGAAATCGGAAACAATTGCGCGCTGGGAAGGCTTGAATTTGCCATACCAGATCAAATTGATGGAGATTTTGCCCGTGAGAAGAGGGCCATTGTGGTATTGGAAGAGTATAGGCTGTTGGGTTTGATCTGAGTTGGTCTCAGCAAGGCTCCTAGCTGCTGAGCTAAAATGGAacagagagagaagcagaacaAAGGAAAAGACTTGTTTGGAAGCGGAAGAAACCATGTTTTTTAACAACGAAATAA contains these protein-coding regions:
- the LOC112180512 gene encoding protein PHOSPHATE-INDUCED 1; this translates as MVSSASKQVFSFVLLLSLFHFSSAARSLAETNSDQTQQPILFQYHNGPLLTGKISINLIWYGKFKPSQRAIVSDFITSLSTSSPSINQPSVATWWKSIKKYYLSNAKKTSSLSLSLGNQVLDESYSLGKSLSVGTHIKQLAAKGGQRNAINVVLTSSDVLIDGFCSSRCGTHGSSKSSFIRGKSSKFAYIWVGNSETQCPGQCAWPFHQPIYGPQTTPLVAPNNDVGVDGMIINLASLLAGTVTNPFGNGFYQGPKEAPLEAASACPGVYGKGAYPGYAGDLLVDATTGASYNANGLSGKKYLLPALFDPSTSTCSTLV
- the LOC112180511 gene encoding protein PHOSPHATE-INDUCED 1, with the protein product MVSSASKQVFSFVLLLSLFHFSSAARSLAETNSDQTQQPILFQYHNGPLLTGKISINLIWYGKFKPSQRAIVSDFIASLSTSSPSTNQPSVATWWKSIEKYYHLSNAKKTSSISLSLGNQILDESYSLGKSLSVGTQIIQLAAKGGQSNAINVVLTSSDVLIDGFCSSRCGTHGSSKSSFIRGKSSKFAYIWVGNSETQCPGQCAWPFHQPIYGPQSPPLVAPNNDVGLDGMIINLAGLLAGTVTNPFGNGFYQGPKEAPLEAASACPGVYGKGAYPGYAGDLLVDATTGASYNANGLSGKKYLLPALFDPSTSTCSTLV